The genomic window CACCGTATAAAAAAGCGTCAGCCGCCCGCGCAGGGTCATGCGGGCGGCCTAACGAAGTGAAAGTGAACCGGGAAGCGGACAAGCATATCCGCCAGTATAGAAGGTTGGATGAGTGTTTCTCAGGAGCGGCTGGAGCGCTTTATTCCTCGCGCAGCACGTAGCCGACGCCGCGCACCGTGTGAATCAGGCGGCGCTCGCTGCCCTCTTCGAGTTTGCGGCGCAGGTAGCCGATGTACACGTCCACCACGTTGCTGCCCCCAGTGTATTCGGGCCAGACTTTTTCTTCAATTTCAAAGCGGCTAAACACCTTGCCGGGGTTGCGGGCCAGAAGTTCGAGCAATTCAAATTCCTTGGCCGACAACTCCACGCGCCGCCCGCCCCTGAAGATCTCGCGCCCGTCGAGGTTCATCACCAAATCGGCCACCCGCACTTCGCCGGTCACGGCAGGGTTGACGCGGCGCAGGTGAGCGCGGACACGGGCCAGCAACTCCTCAATCGAAAACGGCTTGATCAAGTAGTCGTCCGCGCCGGAGTCCAGTCCTTCCACCTTGTCCTGAATGCCGTCTTTGGCCGTCAAAATGATGATCGGGGTGTTGCTGGTCTTGCGGACGCGGCGGGCCACTTCGAGGCCGTCAAGGACGGGCAGCATCAAATCGAGGATCACCAGATCGGGGTTGACTTCGCGGAATTTGGACAGGCCGGTGACGCCGTCAAAGGCCACCTCGGTGGCGTAGCCTTCGGCGGCCAACTCCAGCTCAATAAAGCGGGCGATATCTTTTTCGTCTTCAATGACGAGTACCAAGGGCTTGCGTTCCATGGCTCCACAGTACGGCGCATTCTCATGAGAAGGCCTGAGCGGGGCTTAACCACTTTTCATCTGAGCTGACCACTGCAATTTTCAGTGGGAGCGGACGCTATGTGTATCTCGACCTCATTTTACTGGTTCGTTGCACCGCGCAGAGACGAAGAGACGTCTTGGTAAGCTGCCGAGACGAACAGGCTCAGGTTTCCGCTGCCTGCCGCACTGCTGCGGCCAAATACAAACTGCCCGCCACCAACAAGGTGCCGCCGCTGGGGGTGAGTTCCAGCGCCCGCTCGAAAGCGGTGAGCGGATTGGGCCACGCTTCGCCGCCGTATTGCCGCGCCAGCGCCGCCGGATCGCTGGCCAGGTCGCCGGGGGCGGTAAAGATGTACCGCTCGGCTTTACTCAGCAGCGGCGCGAGGGTGGCGGCGGTGTCGCGGCGGGCCAAGTTGCCGAACAGCAGCACGTCGGCCCCCGGCACGGCGGCTGCTAGGGCGGCGGCGGCGTGCGGGTTGTGAGCGCCGTCGATCAGCACGGTTTTGCCGCCTACCACAAAGCGCTCCAAGCGGGCCGGATGCTTGGCTTCCAGCGCGGCGCTCACTCCCCCGCCGTACCCGAGCAGGCGCAAGGTCGCGGCGGCGAGGCTGGCATTTTCAAGTTGATGCGGCCCTGCTAAGTGCGGCGGGCGCGGCAAAGCAAACAGTTCGGGGTGGCTGTGCGGCGTAAACAGGGGAGCGCCCCGCTCGGCCGCCACTTGCTCGGTGACGGCCAGCGCCTCGCCGCTTGCCGTGGTCAGCAGCGGCACGCCGCTCAGGGCCGCTCCGGCTTTGTCGCGGGCGATGCTGGCGATGTCCGGCCCCAGCGCTCCCGTGTGGTCGAGCGCCACATTTGTCAGCACCACCGCCGCTACCCTGCTCAGCGCCTGCGTGCCGTCCGAAACGCCGCCCACGCCCGCTTCCATCACTGCCCAGTCCACTTTGGCACGGGCAAAAGCGAGGCAGGCGAGGCCCAGAGTCAAATCAAAAAAAGCCGCGTCGGGAGCGTGCTGCTTTGCCCATATGATAAACTCGGCGGTCTGTTGCGCGTCCAGCTCTTGTCCACCTCTGCGGATGCGTTCTTCAAAGCGTATCAGGTGCGGGCTGGTAAAGCGGCCCACGCTCACGCCGCTGCCCAGCAGCCCGGCTTCCAGCATGGCGCAGGTGCTGCCCTTGCCGTTGGTGCCGATCACGCGAATGCTGCGAAAAGTCTGGTCGGGGTGGCCGAGTTGCGTAAGGAGGGCGCGGGAGCGCTCCGGCCCGCGTGCTTGGCCGCTGCGGGTGCGCGAGAAGAGCCAGTCGTAATCGGGCTGGGGTGTGGGAAAATCAGGGAGGGCAGACATAGCTGGTTTATTGTGCCGTCTCCCGTATGCTGAACGTCAATGAGTGATTTTTCTTTTGGAGATTCTGGTTGTGTGGACTCTGGCCCGAATGTCGGCGTGGTGATGGGAAGCCGCAGCGATTTTGAGACGATGAGCGGAGCGCTGACGCTGCTTGAGCAACTCGGGATTGCGTACGAAGTGCGGGTCCTCTCGGCCCACCGCACGCCGCAGTTGCTGGAGAGCTACGCGGCGCGGGCCGAGCGCCTGAACTTCTCGGCCATCATTGCCGGAGCGGGCGGCGCGGCCCACTTGCCGGGGATGCTGGCGGCCTTTACCCGCGTGCCGGTGCTGGGT from Deinococcus detaillensis includes these protein-coding regions:
- a CDS encoding response regulator transcription factor — its product is MERKPLVLVIEDEKDIARFIELELAAEGYATEVAFDGVTGLSKFREVNPDLVILDLMLPVLDGLEVARRVRKTSNTPIIILTAKDGIQDKVEGLDSGADDYLIKPFSIEELLARVRAHLRRVNPAVTGEVRVADLVMNLDGREIFRGGRRVELSAKEFELLELLARNPGKVFSRFEIEEKVWPEYTGGSNVVDVYIGYLRRKLEEGSERRLIHTVRGVGYVLREE
- a CDS encoding glutamate ligase domain-containing protein; its protein translation is MSALPDFPTPQPDYDWLFSRTRSGQARGPERSRALLTQLGHPDQTFRSIRVIGTNGKGSTCAMLEAGLLGSGVSVGRFTSPHLIRFEERIRRGGQELDAQQTAEFIIWAKQHAPDAAFFDLTLGLACLAFARAKVDWAVMEAGVGGVSDGTQALSRVAAVVLTNVALDHTGALGPDIASIARDKAGAALSGVPLLTTASGEALAVTEQVAAERGAPLFTPHSHPELFALPRPPHLAGPHQLENASLAAATLRLLGYGGGVSAALEAKHPARLERFVVGGKTVLIDGAHNPHAAAALAAAVPGADVLLFGNLARRDTAATLAPLLSKAERYIFTAPGDLASDPAALARQYGGEAWPNPLTAFERALELTPSGGTLLVAGSLYLAAAVRQAAET
- the purE gene encoding 5-(carboxyamino)imidazole ribonucleotide mutase, giving the protein MSDFSFGDSGCVDSGPNVGVVMGSRSDFETMSGALTLLEQLGIAYEVRVLSAHRTPQLLESYAARAERLNFSAIIAGAGGAAHLPGMLAAFTRVPVLGVPVQSKALSGQDSLLSIVQMPAGIPVATFAIGLAGAKNAALFAAALIATTDLAVRERLNAYRVAQTQAVLDEPFFEGHPQAGEG